In Synechocystis sp. PCC 6714, the following are encoded in one genomic region:
- the psbC gene encoding photosystem II reaction center protein CP43 translates to MVTLSNASMVGGRDLPSTGFAWWSGNARLINLSGKLLGAHVAHAGLIVFWAGAMTLFEVAHFIPEKPMYEQGLILLPHIATLGWGVGPAGEVTDIFPFFVVGVLHLISSAVLGLGGIYHALRGPEVLEEYSSFFGYDWKDKNQMTNIIGYHLILLGCGALLLVFKAMFFGGVYDTWAPGGGDVRVITNPTLNPAIIFGYLLKAPFGGEGWIISVNNMEDIIGGHIWIGLICISGGIWHILTKPFGWARRALIWSGEAYLSYSLGALSLMGFIASVFVWFNNTAYPSEFYGPTGMEASQSQAFTFLVRDQRLGANIASAQGPTGLGKYLMRSPSGEIIFGGETMRFWDFRGPWLEPLRGPNGLDLDKLRNDIQPWQVRRAAEYMTHAPLGSLNSVGGVITDVNSFNYVSPRAWLATSHFVLGFFFLVGHLWHAGRARAAAAGFEKGIDRETEPTLFMPDLD, encoded by the coding sequence GTGGTAACGCTCTCTAATGCTTCGATGGTGGGGGGGCGTGACCTTCCCTCCACTGGTTTTGCCTGGTGGTCGGGGAATGCCCGACTGATCAATCTCTCCGGTAAATTGCTGGGAGCCCACGTGGCCCACGCCGGTTTGATCGTTTTCTGGGCTGGGGCCATGACCCTGTTTGAAGTGGCTCACTTCATCCCCGAAAAACCTATGTATGAGCAGGGTTTGATCCTTCTGCCTCACATTGCAACTTTGGGTTGGGGCGTTGGCCCTGCCGGGGAAGTGACCGACATTTTCCCATTCTTTGTGGTGGGGGTGTTGCACCTCATTTCTTCCGCCGTTCTAGGTTTGGGCGGTATTTACCACGCCCTCCGCGGACCAGAAGTCTTGGAAGAGTATTCCAGCTTCTTCGGCTATGACTGGAAAGATAAAAACCAGATGACCAATATCATTGGCTACCACTTGATCCTGTTGGGTTGTGGTGCTCTGTTACTGGTTTTCAAAGCCATGTTCTTCGGTGGTGTTTATGACACCTGGGCCCCCGGTGGTGGAGACGTACGGGTGATCACCAATCCGACCCTCAACCCGGCAATCATTTTCGGTTATCTGCTGAAGGCTCCTTTTGGGGGAGAAGGTTGGATCATCAGTGTCAACAACATGGAAGACATCATCGGTGGTCATATCTGGATCGGTTTGATCTGTATTTCCGGTGGTATCTGGCACATTCTTACCAAACCCTTTGGTTGGGCTCGCCGGGCTTTGATCTGGTCTGGGGAAGCTTATCTTTCCTACAGCCTAGGTGCTTTGTCCTTAATGGGCTTCATTGCTTCCGTTTTTGTTTGGTTCAACAACACTGCCTATCCCAGTGAATTCTATGGTCCCACTGGCATGGAAGCTTCCCAATCCCAAGCCTTCACCTTCCTGGTGCGGGACCAACGTTTGGGTGCCAACATTGCTTCTGCCCAAGGCCCCACTGGTTTGGGCAAATATCTGATGCGTTCTCCCTCTGGAGAAATCATCTTCGGTGGTGAAACCATGCGTTTCTGGGATTTCCGTGGTCCTTGGTTAGAACCTCTCCGGGGCCCCAATGGTTTAGACCTCGATAAACTCCGCAACGACATTCAGCCCTGGCAAGTACGTCGGGCCGCTGAATACATGACCCACGCTCCCCTTGGTTCTTTGAACTCTGTGGGTGGGGTTATTACCGACGTTAACTCCTTTAACTACGTATCTCCCCGGGCTTGGTTGGCCACTTCCCACTTTGTCCTTGGCTTCTTCTTCCTCGTTGGTCACCTCTGGCATGCTGGTCGTGCTCGGGCGGCGGCCGCTGGGTTTGAAAAAGGCATTGACCGGGAAACTGAACCTACGTTGTTCATGCCTGACCTCGACTAG
- the dnaA gene encoding chromosomal replication initiator protein DnaA has translation MVPCENLWQQALAILATQLTKPAFDTWIKTSVLTSLVDGVATIQVENGFVLNHLQKCYGALLMEVLTDLTGQEISVELITDGSESHSLIRRAPSLAMDTSAKNATTLNSKYTFSRFVVGPTNRMAHAASLAVAESPGREFNPLFLCGGVGLGKTHLMQAIAHYRLEMYPNAKVYYVSTERFTNDLITAIRQDNMEDFRAHYRRADFLLIDDIQFIKGKEYTQEEFFHTFNSLHEAGKQVVVASDRPPQRIPGLQDRLISRFSMGLIADIQVPDLETRMAILQKKAEYENIRLPKEVIEYIASHYTSNIRELEGALIRAIAYTSLSSVAMTVENIAPVLNPPVEKVAAAPETIIGIVAQHYQLKVEELLSNSRRREVSLARQVGMYLMRQHTDLSLPRIGEAFGGKDHTTVMYSCDKITQLQQKDWETSQTLTSLSHRINIAGQAPES, from the coding sequence ATGGTCCCCTGCGAAAATCTTTGGCAACAGGCCCTGGCCATCCTGGCAACCCAGTTAACGAAACCGGCCTTTGACACATGGATTAAAACATCAGTTTTAACTTCCCTGGTGGATGGGGTAGCCACCATTCAGGTAGAGAATGGCTTTGTGCTCAACCATTTACAGAAATGCTATGGGGCACTGTTAATGGAGGTACTGACGGATTTAACTGGCCAGGAGATTAGTGTTGAACTAATTACCGATGGATCGGAATCCCATAGCTTAATCCGCCGGGCTCCTTCATTGGCCATGGATACCAGTGCTAAAAACGCCACAACCCTAAATTCCAAATATACTTTTTCCCGTTTTGTGGTGGGGCCCACCAATCGCATGGCCCATGCTGCATCGTTAGCCGTAGCTGAATCCCCAGGCCGAGAATTTAACCCTCTTTTTCTCTGTGGCGGAGTCGGTTTAGGCAAAACCCACCTCATGCAGGCGATCGCCCATTACCGGCTGGAGATGTATCCCAATGCCAAAGTCTATTACGTATCCACGGAGCGGTTCACCAACGATTTAATCACCGCCATCCGCCAAGACAACATGGAGGATTTTCGTGCCCATTACCGCAGGGCAGACTTTTTACTGATTGACGATATTCAATTTATTAAAGGCAAAGAATACACCCAAGAGGAGTTTTTCCACACCTTCAACAGCCTCCACGAAGCGGGCAAACAGGTGGTAGTGGCTTCTGATCGCCCGCCCCAGCGTATTCCCGGCCTGCAAGACCGGCTCATTTCCCGTTTTTCCATGGGCTTAATTGCCGACATCCAGGTGCCGGATTTAGAGACCCGCATGGCTATTTTGCAAAAGAAGGCTGAGTATGAAAACATTCGTTTGCCCAAGGAAGTGATTGAGTACATTGCCTCCCACTACACTTCCAATATTCGGGAATTGGAGGGAGCCTTGATCCGGGCGATCGCCTACACGTCTCTATCAAGTGTGGCTATGACAGTGGAGAATATTGCCCCGGTGTTAAATCCCCCAGTGGAAAAGGTGGCGGCCGCCCCAGAAACTATTATTGGCATTGTGGCCCAACATTACCAGCTCAAAGTCGAAGAATTGTTGAGTAACTCTCGCCGCCGAGAAGTCAGCTTGGCCCGACAGGTGGGCATGTATCTGATGCGTCAACACACAGACCTAAGTCTGCCCCGCATTGGGGAAGCATTTGGAGGAAAAGACCACACCACTGTAATGTACAGCTGCGACAAAATTACCCAACTTCAGCAAAAGGATTGGGAAACTAGTCAAACTCTCACTAGCCTCAGCCATCGCATCAATATTGCTGGCCAAGCCCCTGAATCCTAG
- the psbD gene encoding photosystem II D2 protein (photosystem q(a) protein): MTIAVGRAPVERGWFDVLDDWLKRDRFVFIGWSGLLLFPCAFMALGGWLTGTTFVTSWYTHGLASSYLEGANFLTVAVSSPADAFGHSLLFLWGPEAQGNLTRWFQIGGLWPFVALHGAFGLIGFMLRQFEISRLVGIRPYNAIAFSGPIAVFVSVFLMYPLGQSSWFFAPSFGVAGIFRFILFLQGFHNWTLNPFHMMGVAGILGGALLCAIHGATVENTLFEDGEDSNTFRAFEPTQAEETYSMVTANRFWSQIFGIAFSNKRWLHFFMLFVPVTGLWMSSVGIVGLALNLRAYDFVSQELRAAEDPEFETFYTKNILLNEGMRAWMAPQDQPHENFIFPEEVLPRGNAL, encoded by the coding sequence ATGACTATTGCAGTCGGACGCGCCCCGGTCGAAAGAGGATGGTTTGATGTCCTCGACGACTGGCTGAAGCGTGATCGTTTCGTATTTATTGGTTGGTCTGGTTTACTGCTTTTCCCCTGCGCCTTCATGGCCCTGGGGGGATGGCTAACCGGCACCACCTTCGTTACTTCCTGGTACACCCACGGTCTGGCTAGTTCCTACTTGGAAGGGGCTAACTTCCTCACCGTGGCGGTATCTTCCCCCGCCGATGCCTTCGGCCATTCCCTGCTGTTCCTCTGGGGTCCCGAAGCCCAGGGTAACCTGACCCGTTGGTTTCAAATCGGTGGTTTGTGGCCCTTTGTTGCCCTCCACGGTGCCTTTGGTCTGATCGGCTTTATGCTCCGTCAGTTTGAAATTTCCCGGCTGGTGGGTATTCGCCCCTACAACGCGATCGCCTTTTCTGGCCCCATTGCGGTGTTTGTCAGTGTCTTTTTGATGTACCCCTTGGGACAATCCAGTTGGTTCTTTGCCCCCAGCTTTGGGGTAGCGGGAATCTTCCGGTTCATTTTGTTCCTGCAAGGTTTCCACAACTGGACGTTGAACCCCTTCCACATGATGGGGGTTGCGGGGATTTTGGGCGGTGCACTGTTGTGTGCTATCCACGGTGCCACGGTGGAGAATACCCTGTTTGAAGATGGGGAAGATTCCAACACTTTCCGGGCCTTTGAACCCACCCAAGCGGAAGAAACCTACTCCATGGTGACCGCCAACCGTTTCTGGTCTCAGATTTTCGGCATTGCGTTCTCCAACAAACGGTGGTTGCACTTCTTCATGCTGTTTGTACCGGTAACGGGGTTGTGGATGAGTTCCGTGGGTATTGTTGGTTTGGCTCTGAACCTGCGGGCCTACGACTTCGTATCCCAGGAACTACGGGCCGCTGAAGACCCGGAATTTGAGACGTTTTATACGAAAAACATTTTGTTGAACGAAGGGATGCGCGCTTGGATGGCTCCCCAAGATCAACCCCATGAAAACTTTATCTTCCCTGAGGAGGTTCTCCCCCGTGGTAACGCTCTCTAA